The Methanobrevibacter sp. genome includes a region encoding these proteins:
- the oadA gene encoding sodium-extruding oxaloacetate decarboxylase subunit alpha, with protein MAKVRFTETVLRDAHQSLLATRMRTRDMIPISEEMDKVGFFSVEAWGGATFDTCIRYLNEDPWERLRQLKSAFKKTPIQMLLRGQNLVGYKHYPDDIVTKFVEKSYENGVDVFRVFDALNDVRNMETAIKVAKDQGAHVQGTISYTISPVHSNNDFVELAKELEALDCDSVTIKDMAGLITPTDAYELVSKLKEETGLLVDLHCHCTSGMTPISYYAACQAGVDILDTAMSPLAWGTSQPPTESMVAALKGTEFDTGLDLKLLTHIKKYFNDIKEKYLGILDPISTSIDADVLLYQIPGGMLSNLISQLKEQNALDRYNDVLDEMPRVRKDMGYPPLVTPTSQIVGIQSVMNVLGGERYKTVSNEVKEYMKGMYGKPPAPVDPEISKKIIGDEEVITCRPADLLEPEFEKFKAEGMEKGFVKTDEDALTYALYPPIAPKFLKGEAVEEEIKPPHSLSEDETIGIPTQYNVEVDGDMFEVKIMPTGFMEIEEASNGNFHPVEGGVASSMQGMVIKLNVNVGDKVTKGSTICVIEAMKMENDIQSEVDGVVKEIFVEPGDAVSAGDTLMVIE; from the coding sequence ATGGCAAAAGTAAGATTTACAGAAACAGTGCTTCGTGATGCTCACCAATCTCTACTTGCAACTAGGATGAGAACTAGGGACATGATTCCTATTTCTGAAGAAATGGATAAAGTAGGATTTTTTTCAGTAGAGGCTTGGGGTGGAGCTACTTTTGATACTTGTATCAGATATTTAAATGAAGACCCGTGGGAAAGACTAAGACAATTAAAATCAGCATTTAAAAAAACTCCTATTCAAATGCTTTTAAGAGGGCAAAATTTAGTAGGTTATAAACATTATCCTGATGATATTGTAACAAAATTTGTAGAAAAATCCTATGAAAATGGTGTTGACGTTTTCAGGGTTTTCGATGCTTTAAACGATGTTAGGAATATGGAGACAGCTATCAAAGTAGCTAAAGATCAGGGGGCTCATGTGCAAGGTACTATTAGTTACACTATAAGTCCTGTTCACAGTAACAATGACTTTGTTGAGTTGGCTAAAGAACTTGAAGCATTGGATTGTGATTCAGTAACCATTAAGGATATGGCTGGGCTGATAACTCCTACAGATGCTTATGAATTGGTATCAAAATTAAAAGAAGAAACAGGTTTGCTTGTAGATTTGCACTGTCACTGTACTAGTGGTATGACTCCTATTAGTTATTATGCGGCATGTCAGGCAGGAGTAGATATTTTGGATACTGCCATGTCACCTCTTGCATGGGGAACAAGTCAGCCACCTACCGAAAGTATGGTTGCAGCTCTAAAAGGTACAGAATTTGACACAGGCCTTGACTTAAAATTATTAACTCATATTAAAAAATACTTTAATGATATTAAAGAGAAATATTTGGGTATTTTAGATCCTATTTCAACAAGTATTGATGCTGATGTGTTATTATATCAGATTCCTGGCGGAATGCTTTCAAATCTCATTTCCCAACTTAAGGAACAAAATGCGCTTGACAGATACAATGATGTTTTAGATGAAATGCCTCGTGTTAGAAAAGATATGGGCTATCCTCCTCTTGTAACTCCAACAAGTCAGATTGTAGGTATTCAATCTGTAATGAATGTTTTGGGTGGGGAAAGATACAAAACTGTATCCAATGAGGTTAAGGAATATATGAAAGGAATGTACGGTAAACCTCCTGCGCCTGTTGATCCGGAAATTTCTAAAAAAATCATTGGTGATGAGGAGGTTATCACATGCAGGCCTGCTGATTTGCTTGAACCTGAATTTGAAAAGTTCAAAGCTGAAGGAATGGAGAAAGGATTTGTCAAAACAGACGAAGACGCTTTAACTTATGCATTATATCCTCCAATTGCTCCTAAATTCCTTAAAGGAGAAGCTGTTGAAGAAGAAATCAAACCCCCTCATTCACTTAGTGAAGATGAAACTATTGGAATTCCAACTCAGTATAATGTTGAAGTTGACGGGGACATGTTTGAAGTTAAAATCATGCCTACCGGATTTATGGAAATTGAGGAAGCCAGCAACGGCAATTTCCATCCTGTCGAAGGTGGAGTTGCTTCTTCAATGCAGGGCATGGTAATTAAGCTCAATGTTAATGTTGGGGATAAGGTCACAAAAGGATCCACTATCTGTGTCATTGAAGCTATGAAGATGGAAAATGATATTCAATCTGAAGTGGATGGTGTTGTAAAAGAAATCTTTGTAGAGCCTGGTGATGCAGTCAGTGCAGGTGATACTTTAATGGTAATTGAATAA